A stretch of DNA from Myxococcales bacterium:
ATCCCGCTGGCAAGAGTTCGATGCCCTTGGGTCCCTTGACCAGGGCTTGGCCGAGCGAACATCGCCCTGTCAAAACATCGACGACATTCAGTTTGGGGGACAGTCCCATCAAGAGATCCAAATTTGATAGTCCCATGTCGCCGTCCACGACTAGAACCCGAGCTCCCAACCCGGCGGCGGCCACCGCGAGATTGGCCACGATGATTGTCTTGCCCACGCCGCCCTTCCCGCTGACTACAGCGGTCATACGATCCAGGGGGCCCTCGGCACGCGGTCGCTGACGCAAGCTCGCAGCTTGATCAACGGGAGGACTCTCCCAACGGATGGATGCGAGATCGGGCAGGCTCATGCGGCTTCCTCGAGAAGTTGTTCGGCGAGATCTCGTGAGTCGGGCAACATCAAATCTTCGGGTACGCGTTGACCGGTTCCGAGCCACATCAGCGGTGGAGTCGTCTCGTCAAGGAGAACGTTGGCCACGTCCGCCCAGTGATCACTTTCATCCATTCGGGTCACGATGATCGAGTCGGGATGCAATGGTGCGTAGCGTCGCACCTGTTCGCGCAGGTCGGCTTCCTTCGTTTCGGCGGAGAGAACGAGGTGAACCATCGCTTGGGAACCCAGGGTCCGGCGAATTTCGAGTAGTTCGCCCATCGCCGCGCGATCCGAGCGACCTCGCCCGGCGGAATCGATCAGGATCCGACGATTTCCCCATTGCTTCACACAGTCTCCCACTGCTCGCGGAGAGACTGCGGTCGCGAAAGAAACCTGAAGCAAATCGGCGTAGGTTCTCAACTGTTCTTCTGCGCCGATGCGAAACGTATCGGTAGTCATCAGCGACACGCGATCATCGCGTTCGTCTTCCTGGGCGGCAATCTTTGCCAGGGTCGTCGTCTTTCCGACGCCGGGTGCCCCAACGAACAGTTCGACTCGCTCGGGCCGATCGGATCGTGGGATCACGATGCGCTCTTCGATGCGGGCCGCCAGAGCTTCGCGATAGGCGAGCTCGAGGGAGGTCTGCCCTTCGGTCGCAAGCTCCTTGGCCGTCGCAGCGATGCGCTCGAGGTGGCGCATCGACAACCCGCTTCTTCCCAACGCCCCCGCAAAACCCGGAACACCGGATCTTGCACCGGAAGCGCCCCATCCCCCGTTCTCGGCAAGCATTCGCCTCAGCGCTTCGAGTTCGTCGCGAACCGCACCATCGTCTTCTGCATGACCGGCGTGAAGTGTCCGGAGTTCGGCGCGCAAGAGCTTCAGCTCCGACTCGAGCGGAGCCAACGCTGCACGAGTCAGGAGCGAATCGCTACCGGGCAATTTGATGTTCGAACCGTCCTCCGCTTGCGCATCGATTACGGAGGAGCTGTTGTAAGCGGGCTCGCCCCTTCGCACTTGCCGGTCTACCGAAGCGGTAACCTCCACCGCAGCTTTGCTGAACAGTCCGAACATGCCGTGGTCGCGTCGTATCTTTCGCACCGAGAGAATCAGCGCATCGTCTCCCAACTCTTCTCGAATTTGTCGCACGGCTTCCGCCGTCGTGCTCGCTTCGAATCGTCTAACGTGCATCGGCTTCCCTCACAACGGATTCGGCGATGATCTGAAGCCCCGCCGGTACTTCACTATGGGCGAGAACTGCGAGACGTGGCACCACTCGGCTGATCACCTGGTAGAGACTCGATCGCACAGCCTGAGCGGCCAGCAATACCGGCACTCGACCTCCCGCCTGATAGTCCCCTTCCTTGACCGCATCCTCGACGCCATGGACTAGCTGATCCAAGGTCTCCGGATCGACTGCCAGAAATGAACCACTCTCGGTGCGTTGCACGCCCGTGCGCAATTTCTCTTCGAGTTCGGGCGACAAGGTGATTACTCGAAGCGCGCCGTCGTCGCCAACATAGGGTCCGGTAATCGTCCGTCCCAACCGTTCTCGTACCAGATCGGTCAGTAGATCGGGGTCCTGAATCTTGGGCGCGTACTCCGCAAGAGTATCGAGAATGGTTCCGAGGTCTCGAATCGAGACTCGCTCGGCGAGAAGGTTGCGCATGGTGCGATGCAACATTGAAATCGAGACAGTACCGGGAACGATCTCATCCACCGCGGTGGGAGAACCTTTGGAGAATTGATCGAGCAGTTCGCGAACCCTTCTCCTCGACAAGAGTTCGACCGCATGTTGTCGGATGACTTCGGCAAGATGCGTGGCCAGTGCAGTCGATGCGTCGACGACCGCGTATCCGGCCGCCGTTGCTCGATCCATGTCGCGTTCACGCACCCATCTCGCCGGCAGGCCAAACGCAGGATCCACCGTAGAGATTCCCGGAATCGCGTCGGCGCCCTCCCCCGGCGAAATGGCCAGACAATGTCCTGGCGGAATCTCGCCCGTGGCAATGCCATTGCCCTTGATCAAGATTTCGTAGCCACCGGGCTCCAACTGCAGGTTGTCGCGGATGTGGATCAGCGGAACGACGAAGCCCAACTCGGTTGCGAGCTGACGTCGCGTCGCGCGAATACGCCCGAGCAGCTCGCCCTGCTT
This window harbors:
- the flhF gene encoding flagellar biosynthesis protein FlhF, with the protein product MHVRRFEASTTAEAVRQIREELGDDALILSVRKIRRDHGMFGLFSKAAVEVTASVDRQVRRGEPAYNSSSVIDAQAEDGSNIKLPGSDSLLTRAALAPLESELKLLRAELRTLHAGHAEDDGAVRDELEALRRMLAENGGWGASGARSGVPGFAGALGRSGLSMRHLERIAATAKELATEGQTSLELAYREALAARIEERIVIPRSDRPERVELFVGAPGVGKTTTLAKIAAQEDERDDRVSLMTTDTFRIGAEEQLRTYADLLQVSFATAVSPRAVGDCVKQWGNRRILIDSAGRGRSDRAAMGELLEIRRTLGSQAMVHLVLSAETKEADLREQVRRYAPLHPDSIIVTRMDESDHWADVANVLLDETTPPLMWLGTGQRVPEDLMLPDSRDLAEQLLEEAA